GCATGCACAGAAAGGACAGTGTGAACAGAGGGCCCCTAGGTGGGATTATGTGGGCTCAGGGCAGGGTGCTATGGAGTTTTCCTAGGGGAGCGATGTGGGGGACATGAGAGGGTAGACTCCAGAATTTTCATGCTGTCATGTCTCCAAATTATTCAAAACCTGGCGCCTCAATCAATCCTGGGAACCAGCTATTGTGTCGTGTTGCCGACGCAGGTTTTCAGAATCACCGGGGAGAAAGGAAGCACAGATCAGGGCTCCACCCAGGTGGCGCAGAGGAAAGCACCTCTACGCTTCTCTTCTTGAAATCACCAAAGTTCCCGGTGATCTCAAATTCAGGCCAACAGAAAGGGCAGAGAGGCTGTCACCTCTGAAAGGGCATGAAATACCATAGCATGGTACTTATCCTACCACGTGTCTCCTTCCTTGTTTCACCAAACCACTGAGTCGGTTTTACTATCTCCAGGTCCGGCCTCCTCTGAAGCATGAGTTCCCACCAGCAGAAGCAGCCCTTCGTCCCACCCCCTCAGCTTCAGCAGCAGCAGGTGAAACagccctcccagcctcctccccaggAACCATATGTCCCCCAAACCAAGGAGGCGTTCCACACCAAGGTGCCACAACCTGGCCACACCACGGTGCCACAACCTGGCCACACCAAGGTTCCGGAGCCATACCACCCCAAGCAGCCCGAACCAAGCAAGCCTACGTTTCCTGAGCAGGGTCACACCAAAGTCCCTGAGCCGGTCCACCCTAAGTTCCCTGAGCCTGGCCAGTCGAAGACTCCTGAGCCATCTCCCTCAGTGGTcatcccaggcccagcccagcagAAGACCAAGCAGAAGTAAAGTGGGCCACAGCCACACGCCTGAGGAGCCGACCCGGCACTGAATGCCTCCGCTTCTGCTTCTGTGTCCTACCTGCCTACAGACCTTGTATCTGCATGTTCTCACCCTGCCTTTCCTATTTGCATCTAAAAATATGTGCTATGAAGCTCTTCCTTACACTAACTTTGGAGGTCCCCTGAGCCTCTAAATTACACAGGGGTCTTAGTGGTTTTAGTCTAAATTACTGCTCAGGGTTCATCCGAAGAGGGAATCTGGATGGGAAGAAATGCATGTTTCCTGCTCTGCCTCCATTAAATCACCTTTGAGTCCACTCCCGGCTGCGTGTGTCATTGGGTGACTCAGCCCCATTCGCTGCTCTCCCATCACGAGTGGGACCTGTCATCAGAGGGACTTGGTGTGACATCACCTGTCCCGACTGGTCCTGCGTGCTTCCGTGCGTGTGACTCCATTGAGGGGGCATCCCTATTGTGTAACAGAACTTTGGTCAGAGCCTGTCACCTGGGCGCCACACCTGCAGCAGGGCTGTCCTCTGGCCCTAGACTCAGTCATGCTCAGTTCCACGGTGCCTGCCCCATGTCCCCTCTGATCCTGAGGACCTTGTCCCCAAGATAGCTGCTTAGTCCCCAAAACATCCCTCCAACATGCTTGAACCTGACTGTTCTGGTTTTCATCGCTCAACCCCCACCCCGCTGCCCAACAGATTTATCCAGCGCCTTGAAGCTGGAGGCGAGTTTTAGGCAGGGTGCAGAGTACATGATCCAGGCGAGCTGTAACCATCCACGGTATTGGGACAGTGTCATTAAGCCATAGAATGTCAGGCGTGAAAGGAGAGCGTCTAGCACAGCCATTCCATTCTTCAAGTAAAGAAACCGATACCCCAAACGTCAGTTGCAGTAACCAGAAATTATGTTTTTGCATCACACCCAGAGCCCGGTTCGCCAGACCCCCAgacccccacccctcactctcTTCTGCAGCCCGATCTTGTTGATTTCAGCAGCGACCAGCAGGGTTGGAGGCCTGGGTTGAGTGGGTTGGAATATCAGAACTGTCTCCAACGGCACAGAACACACCATAAAATTCCAGAAGGGCTC
This DNA window, taken from Rhinolophus ferrumequinum isolate MPI-CBG mRhiFer1 chromosome 22, mRhiFer1_v1.p, whole genome shotgun sequence, encodes the following:
- the LOC117014979 gene encoding small proline-rich protein 3-like, with the translated sequence MSSHQQKQPFVPPPQLQQQQVKQPSQPPPQEPYVPQTKEAFHTKVPQPGHTTVPQPGHTKVPEPYHPKQPEPSKPTFPEQGHTKVPEPVHPKFPEPGQSKTPEPSPSVVIPGPAQQKTKQK